Proteins encoded within one genomic window of Ignavibacteriota bacterium:
- the araA gene encoding L-arabinose isomerase has translation MIDIKKYNVWFITGSQHLYGAETLKQVGENAGVIVNQLNKSTDIPYTIQCKPVVTSPDMILNVVREANNDPACAGLILWMHTFSPAKMWIAGLNVLAKPFLHLHTQFNQDIPWDTIDMDFMNLNQAAHGDREFGFICTRLRKNRKVVVGHWLDTGVHAQVGVWMRVAAAYADMREMKIARWGDNMREVAVTEGDKVEAQAKFGYSVNGYGIGELVARIKAVPDAKVTALLKEYESLYTLAAAAKDGGAKRQNLIEAARIELGMRAFLEEGKFSAFTTTFEDLSGLVQLPGLAVQRLMADGYGFGAEGDWKTAAMVRAVKVMSAGLTGGSSFMEDYTYHLEPGGEKVLGAHMLEVCCSIAAGKPTLEVHHLGIGGKEDPPRLVFDVPEGPAMNVSMIDMGDRFRLITNTVKVVRPVKPLPKLPVARALWIPQPDLKTAAAAWIYAGGAHHTVFSQAIGTEYMDDFAEMAGIEHLVIDESTTLRTFKQSLR, from the coding sequence ATGATCGATATCAAGAAGTACAACGTGTGGTTCATCACCGGCAGTCAGCACCTCTATGGTGCTGAAACCCTGAAGCAGGTCGGTGAGAATGCCGGCGTCATCGTCAATCAACTGAACAAGTCCACGGATATCCCGTACACGATCCAGTGCAAACCGGTCGTGACATCGCCCGACATGATCCTGAACGTGGTGCGCGAGGCGAACAACGATCCGGCGTGCGCCGGTCTGATCCTCTGGATGCATACGTTCTCCCCGGCAAAGATGTGGATCGCCGGGTTGAACGTGCTTGCAAAACCGTTCCTGCATCTTCACACGCAGTTCAACCAGGACATCCCCTGGGACACGATCGACATGGACTTCATGAACCTGAATCAGGCGGCGCATGGCGACCGCGAGTTCGGGTTCATCTGCACGCGCCTGCGCAAGAACCGTAAGGTCGTCGTGGGGCACTGGCTGGATACCGGGGTCCATGCACAGGTCGGCGTCTGGATGCGTGTCGCGGCCGCGTACGCGGACATGCGCGAGATGAAGATCGCGCGCTGGGGTGACAATATGCGCGAGGTGGCGGTGACGGAAGGGGACAAGGTTGAGGCCCAAGCGAAGTTCGGCTATTCGGTGAACGGGTATGGCATCGGCGAACTTGTGGCACGCATCAAGGCGGTCCCCGATGCGAAGGTCACGGCACTCCTGAAAGAGTATGAGTCGCTGTATACGCTCGCTGCGGCAGCGAAGGATGGCGGCGCGAAGCGGCAGAACCTGATCGAAGCGGCACGGATCGAATTGGGCATGCGGGCATTCCTGGAGGAAGGGAAGTTCAGCGCGTTCACGACCACCTTCGAGGACCTGAGCGGCCTCGTCCAGCTCCCCGGCCTCGCCGTACAGCGGTTGATGGCGGACGGCTACGGATTCGGCGCCGAAGGAGATTGGAAGACGGCGGCGATGGTCCGTGCCGTGAAGGTGATGTCCGCAGGATTGACCGGTGGCTCGTCGTTCATGGAGGACTATACCTATCATCTTGAACCGGGCGGGGAGAAGGTCCTCGGTGCGCACATGCTTGAAGTGTGCTGCTCCATCGCGGCGGGGAAACCCACGCTGGAAGTGCATCATCTCGGGATCGGCGGCAAAGAGGATCCGCCCCGGCTTGTCTTCGATGTCCCCGAGGGCCCCGCGATGAATGTGTCGATGATCGACATGGGTGACCGCTTCCGCCTGATCACGAATACGGTGAAGGTCGTCCGCCCGGTGAAGCCCCTCCCGAAGTTGCCTGTCGCTCGTGCGCTCTGGATCCCGCAGCCGGATCTCAAGACCGCTGCGGCCGCATGGATCTATGCCGGCGGCGCGCATCATACGGTGTTCAGTCAGGCGATCGGCACGGAGTATATGGACGACTTCGCGGAGATGGCAGGCATCGAACATCTCGTGATCGATGAATCGACAACGTTGCGTACGTTCAAACAGAGTCTGCGGTGA
- a CDS encoding chitobiase/beta-hexosaminidase C-terminal domain-containing protein: protein MLRIRNSTAIVVLMCLWADPRTAAALPVLPSAEAGDPAPRVRISAASTSVVRKTADGHRQILALDVVSDVPLPAASARIALPGSSIRRSLPLGDLPAGTERRFLEIPVAARGDSISIELLSGDAVTANARVYITPPKQWRVYDVQVSHHDLGYADYYHFMRRDVREMGIEMALEYCRRTDDWEPEARFRWTVETSEPMTRFISAQPESVIADLTRRVKEGRIELGGLHNSVSTEMMGHELMARLFYTPNRHIVDLLHVPPSRTALITDVVGLSRGLPLFLKEADIPYFYHGYNETVNGLFPASANPVFYWKAADGDQAMPLFRSFPYYSPDRLTKYDVAELAKLTMKYDADSSWTYRCLAAEDSYDFSVPHFENVEGIRAWNRQYANPVLVSGTFTMFFDDIRAQADTARIPVFDKDAPNAWADQDGADARLLGDARRLNFDLPTAEKLATVAFASGGKGYPWQELWEGYHKLLSYHEHTNGAFSEEDVLPIPLLKDRKAANANYYEAEQVMHKRLVGEGREFADRARDHGITSLRSLIAAPYDRTIVVFNPLSWTRTDMVKLDMPAGAQWSVVDNITGSAVPSQRMPDGTLLFRASDVPGIGYRTFRLVRGTASAREPASPRADGHVLENEFYRIVFDTTTGAIAGIVDKKRGMDVVDRTAPFRMNEYVYQRLEDASSRIPQVPGFSVHHELAGGVVEPAVEQSSGSTTNFYAVQHFTDLSNDRFGVTVSSTDAPLVQYGRPRPALWNFPNDMESILRKPEKSHVALYLMNNMFFTNIPLSQPGPVSFHWSIRVHDRDWRAGGAPRFGWERAHPFTSFIIDRPQRGPLPGTRHAFLTVDPPNVVCTALKPSEANGAGFILRFAEIEGATTGVHVHAGLFDRIDRAVETNLVEVDRGVPVTIEGKNGLRFTINPFGVKTIRVIPAAGPAPLAVAGSRGASVSDREVRVSWSAPTGPSPAFYRVYRGSARGFTPGPINCIGTSVAASFADRPVLSHGGWLDGRVEPSTDYYYRVAAVGRDNVEGPASVPLHVKTMASAERNTPPQKVLGLSATAVSPVTPFTYTCLIFYTNPESDVTRYRVYRSETPGVKAVPAALLTELDATRTYEHVIPHGFAKVTRALRDYSMIVSPDESARPNRRYYYRVCAVDEAGQEGEPSDEVGAQASTDRITFAGSTFFFDSALVDIRPVLDDGSRITYTLDGTVPTAGSTPYTGPFVLREPLQVRAALFLPGTSTPFVTGEATYRRALFPPPQYLQPFSEKWPGQGALNLVDGKRGSSYADGSFQGFEFHDMDVILNLGGAREIGSVTASMLQDIRSWILLPEYVAISVSVDGARFDPVGEVRVVNEHDRKDGVFSVEYTASFPKRMAAFVRVHAKNVGMCPPWHVGHEYKGKAWLFCDEVVVK from the coding sequence ATGCTCCGTATCAGGAATTCCACCGCCATAGTTGTGTTGATGTGCCTCTGGGCCGATCCTCGGACCGCAGCGGCTTTGCCTGTCCTGCCATCCGCGGAAGCCGGAGATCCGGCCCCGCGGGTCCGTATCTCGGCCGCCAGCACATCCGTCGTCCGTAAGACCGCTGACGGGCACCGGCAGATCCTCGCCCTCGACGTGGTCTCCGATGTCCCTCTGCCAGCCGCTTCCGCCCGCATCGCGCTCCCCGGTTCATCGATCCGGCGGTCACTCCCTCTCGGCGATCTGCCCGCTGGTACGGAGCGCCGCTTTCTCGAGATCCCGGTTGCAGCCCGTGGAGACAGCATCAGCATCGAGCTGCTGTCGGGGGATGCCGTCACCGCGAACGCACGCGTGTACATCACACCTCCCAAACAATGGCGCGTGTACGACGTGCAGGTTTCCCATCACGATCTCGGCTATGCAGACTACTACCATTTCATGCGCCGGGATGTGCGCGAAATGGGGATCGAGATGGCACTGGAGTACTGTCGCCGTACCGATGACTGGGAGCCCGAGGCGAGGTTCCGATGGACCGTTGAGACCAGTGAGCCGATGACCCGGTTCATCAGCGCACAGCCGGAGAGCGTGATCGCCGATCTGACGCGACGGGTGAAGGAAGGCCGCATCGAACTCGGTGGACTCCACAACTCGGTCTCCACCGAGATGATGGGCCACGAACTCATGGCGCGGTTATTCTATACACCGAATCGCCACATCGTCGACCTTCTGCATGTGCCACCATCCCGGACCGCACTCATCACGGATGTTGTCGGACTTTCCCGTGGACTGCCGCTGTTCCTGAAAGAAGCGGACATCCCGTATTTTTATCATGGCTACAATGAAACGGTGAACGGGTTGTTTCCGGCCTCCGCCAACCCCGTGTTCTACTGGAAAGCCGCCGATGGGGATCAGGCGATGCCGCTCTTCAGAAGTTTTCCGTACTACTCGCCCGACCGCCTGACGAAGTACGATGTTGCGGAGTTGGCCAAACTGACCATGAAGTATGATGCCGACAGCTCATGGACCTATCGCTGCCTTGCGGCAGAGGACAGCTACGACTTCAGTGTACCGCATTTTGAGAATGTGGAAGGTATCAGGGCGTGGAACCGGCAGTATGCCAATCCGGTGTTGGTGTCCGGCACCTTCACGATGTTCTTTGACGATATCCGCGCCCAGGCAGATACGGCGAGGATCCCGGTGTTCGACAAGGATGCACCGAATGCATGGGCCGATCAGGACGGGGCCGATGCGCGGCTCCTGGGTGATGCGCGCCGGCTGAATTTCGACCTCCCGACGGCCGAGAAGCTTGCCACCGTGGCCTTCGCTTCCGGAGGCAAAGGGTATCCGTGGCAGGAGCTCTGGGAGGGGTATCACAAGCTCCTCTCGTACCATGAGCACACCAATGGGGCGTTCAGCGAGGAAGATGTTCTCCCGATCCCGCTCCTGAAGGACCGGAAGGCCGCCAATGCGAACTACTATGAAGCCGAGCAGGTGATGCACAAGCGCCTGGTGGGAGAGGGGCGGGAGTTCGCGGATCGGGCCCGCGATCACGGCATCACTTCTCTGCGGTCACTCATTGCCGCACCATACGACCGTACGATCGTGGTCTTCAACCCCCTGAGTTGGACCCGGACCGATATGGTGAAACTGGATATGCCCGCCGGGGCGCAGTGGAGCGTGGTGGACAATATCACCGGATCCGCGGTGCCTTCCCAGCGTATGCCGGATGGCACGCTGCTGTTTCGCGCGAGCGATGTGCCGGGTATCGGGTATCGCACCTTCCGCCTCGTCCGCGGCACCGCGTCCGCGAGGGAACCGGCGTCGCCACGGGCTGACGGCCACGTCCTGGAGAATGAGTTCTATCGGATCGTGTTCGATACCACCACAGGCGCGATCGCTGGCATCGTTGACAAGAAGCGTGGAATGGATGTTGTTGACCGCACGGCACCCTTTCGCATGAACGAATACGTCTACCAGCGGCTCGAAGATGCATCGTCACGCATCCCCCAGGTCCCCGGTTTCAGTGTGCACCATGAACTCGCCGGCGGGGTGGTGGAGCCTGCCGTGGAGCAATCCTCCGGCTCGACCACGAACTTCTATGCCGTACAGCATTTCACCGATCTCTCCAACGATCGATTCGGCGTGACGGTGTCATCAACGGATGCACCACTCGTACAATATGGCCGCCCCAGGCCGGCGCTCTGGAACTTCCCCAATGACATGGAGTCGATCCTCAGAAAGCCGGAGAAGAGCCATGTTGCCCTCTATCTGATGAACAACATGTTCTTCACGAACATCCCTCTCTCGCAGCCCGGTCCCGTCTCATTCCATTGGAGTATCCGTGTGCATGACCGCGACTGGCGTGCGGGTGGTGCACCGCGGTTCGGATGGGAACGCGCGCATCCGTTCACGTCGTTCATCATTGATCGTCCCCAACGCGGGCCCCTGCCCGGGACACGCCATGCATTCCTTACTGTCGATCCACCGAATGTGGTGTGCACCGCGCTGAAGCCGTCAGAGGCGAACGGCGCCGGCTTCATTCTCCGCTTTGCTGAGATCGAAGGGGCCACCACCGGGGTGCATGTGCATGCCGGGCTTTTCGACCGTATCGACCGGGCCGTGGAGACCAACCTTGTGGAGGTGGACAGGGGTGTTCCTGTCACGATCGAGGGGAAGAACGGCCTGCGGTTCACCATCAACCCCTTCGGCGTGAAGACCATCAGGGTCATTCCGGCTGCGGGACCGGCCCCTCTGGCGGTCGCCGGATCTCGCGGGGCTTCTGTCTCGGATCGAGAAGTACGCGTATCCTGGTCAGCTCCCACGGGACCGTCACCTGCGTTCTACAGGGTCTATCGTGGGTCGGCACGCGGGTTCACTCCTGGACCGATCAATTGCATCGGGACATCCGTGGCTGCGTCCTTCGCCGATCGCCCTGTGCTCAGCCATGGCGGATGGTTGGATGGCCGGGTCGAACCTTCCACAGACTACTATTACCGGGTTGCCGCGGTGGGGCGCGACAATGTTGAGGGGCCGGCGTCGGTGCCGTTGCACGTGAAGACCATGGCAAGCGCGGAACGCAATACTCCGCCTCAGAAAGTGCTGGGCCTGTCTGCCACGGCCGTCAGCCCGGTGACGCCGTTCACATACACCTGCCTCATCTTCTACACGAATCCGGAATCCGATGTGACGCGCTACCGGGTCTACCGTTCGGAGACCCCGGGCGTGAAGGCGGTGCCGGCTGCGCTCTTAACCGAGCTCGATGCAACGAGGACGTACGAGCACGTGATCCCGCATGGGTTCGCAAAGGTCACCCGTGCCCTGCGGGATTATTCGATGATCGTCTCTCCCGACGAGTCTGCCCGACCGAACCGCCGTTACTATTATAGGGTCTGTGCCGTGGACGAAGCCGGGCAGGAGGGAGAACCCTCGGATGAGGTGGGTGCGCAGGCGAGTACCGACCGGATCACCTTTGCGGGAAGCACGTTCTTCTTTGATAGTGCCCTGGTGGATATTCGTCCGGTGCTGGATGATGGCAGCAGGATCACCTACACGCTGGATGGCACGGTTCCTACCGCGGGGTCGACGCCTTACACCGGGCCGTTCGTGCTGCGGGAGCCGTTGCAGGTTCGCGCTGCGCTGTTCCTTCCCGGAACATCGACGCCGTTCGTAACAGGAGAGGCGACCTACCGCCGGGCGCTCTTTCCGCCTCCGCAGTACCTCCAGCCCTTCAGCGAGAAGTGGCCCGGACAAGGTGCCCTGAACCTTGTCGATGGCAAGCGTGGGAGTTCGTACGCGGATGGATCCTTCCAGGGGTTTGAGTTCCACGACATGGACGTGATACTGAACCTCGGCGGTGCCCGGGAGATAGGTTCCGTTACGGCATCCATGTTGCAGGATATCCGCTCCTGGATCCTTCTGCCGGAATATGTTGCGATCTCCGTTTCCGTTGACGGGGCACGGTTCGATCCGGTGGGTGAGGTGCGGGTCGTGAATGAGCATGATCGAAAGGACGGCGTCTTCTCCGTGGAGTACACGGCCTCGTTTCCGAAGCGGATGGCCGCTTTCGTCCGGGTCCATGCGAAGAACGTGGGTATGTGCCCGCCCTGGCACGTCGGACACGAGTACAAGGGAAAAGCGTGGTTGTTCTGTGATGAGGTCGTTGTGAAGTGA
- a CDS encoding nitroreductase family protein — MDFVQLLKERQSVRSYADRPVEKGELDLLVEAVRLAPSASNAQPWKLIMVDEPTLRGEIAQATFSPAISFNRFVPQAPVIAVLTIERTRTITQIGGWLKDREYQLIDIGIAAEHLCLQATELGLGTCMIGWFNEKKVKKLLGIPRGTRIGLLVTVGYPSDGYPVRPKVRKELGEMVAYNTYNPNAP; from the coding sequence ATGGATTTCGTGCAACTCCTCAAGGAGCGTCAGAGTGTCCGCAGTTATGCCGACCGGCCGGTAGAGAAGGGAGAACTGGACCTGCTGGTGGAGGCAGTGCGGCTTGCTCCTTCCGCAAGCAACGCGCAGCCCTGGAAGTTGATCATGGTGGACGAGCCGACGCTTCGCGGGGAGATCGCGCAGGCGACGTTCAGTCCGGCGATCTCCTTCAATCGATTCGTCCCGCAAGCGCCGGTCATTGCTGTGCTGACCATCGAGCGGACGCGGACCATCACCCAGATCGGCGGGTGGCTCAAGGACCGGGAGTATCAGTTGATCGACATCGGCATCGCCGCGGAGCATCTCTGTTTACAGGCCACCGAACTTGGCCTGGGCACCTGCATGATAGGGTGGTTCAACGAGAAGAAGGTCAAGAAGCTCCTCGGGATCCCGCGCGGCACCCGGATCGGACTGCTTGTGACGGTCGGCTATCCTTCCGACGGATATCCGGTCCGGCCGAAGGTCCGGAAGGAGTTGGGAGAGATGGTAGCGTATAACACATACAATCCGAATGCCCCGTAG
- a CDS encoding T9SS type A sorting domain-containing protein, with protein sequence MTSVLKCILLACLAWPQASPGGTTYRVGPARPYQSLQAVAGLLAGGDTVLVDGDTTYPGGVVFSQPGTTTAPILIRGVRINGRRPVITGGTNGIAFTTGSTAADHYIFESFEVRDATFRGVYHQAGDLTLRDLVVHHCNNGLMGADNGSGSLLLEYSEFYANGAGTSAHQVYMATDEIAHPGSIFRMQHCYVHDGTGGNNIKSRSERNEIYYNWIEGAVYHELELIGPDPAGNVPAGLKREDSDIVGNVLRKRVTTTGSAGTFFVTRFGGDGTGESKGRYRVVNNTVITGTSAAFRLFDGLESVEMHNNVFSSNAGAAAPIVRTAEAGWTAGEQISGQNNWVQSVLTTIPSGWTGTIAGSDPGFRNPAAGDFSPANGSPLINTGTSAPSTSPAFPFPLPLFPPGYHPPVHVPLAPGGAETRSFAGLPDIGAFEYHPATEVRPENGGPGFRLDQNYPNPFNPATMIRFRVSTVSFVRLVVYNALGQHVRTLLDRAMEPGEHSFHLDAAGLPTGMYYYRLNAGSFTETKRLVLMR encoded by the coding sequence ATGACCTCAGTTCTGAAATGCATCCTTCTAGCATGCCTGGCATGGCCCCAGGCATCACCCGGAGGTACCACCTACCGGGTCGGTCCAGCACGCCCCTATCAGTCGCTCCAGGCAGTCGCGGGCCTGCTGGCGGGCGGGGACACGGTTCTCGTGGACGGCGACACCACCTATCCAGGAGGCGTTGTGTTTTCGCAACCGGGCACGACGACTGCTCCCATCCTCATCCGGGGGGTCAGAATCAACGGAAGACGTCCGGTCATCACCGGCGGGACGAACGGCATTGCATTTACCACAGGATCCACAGCCGCCGACCACTACATCTTCGAGAGCTTTGAAGTGCGCGATGCGACATTCCGTGGCGTATACCATCAGGCCGGCGATCTCACGCTCCGGGACCTCGTTGTTCATCATTGTAACAACGGACTGATGGGTGCGGACAACGGTTCGGGTTCTCTCCTGCTCGAATACTCCGAGTTCTACGCGAACGGCGCGGGCACATCAGCACACCAGGTCTACATGGCCACTGACGAGATCGCTCATCCGGGGAGCATCTTTCGCATGCAGCATTGCTATGTGCATGACGGAACCGGCGGGAACAACATCAAATCCCGTTCGGAGCGGAATGAGATCTACTACAACTGGATCGAAGGCGCTGTGTATCATGAACTCGAACTCATCGGTCCCGACCCTGCCGGAAACGTTCCCGCCGGACTGAAACGCGAAGATTCGGATATCGTGGGTAACGTCCTGCGCAAGAGAGTCACCACCACGGGCAGCGCGGGGACGTTCTTTGTGACCCGATTCGGAGGGGATGGCACCGGCGAGAGTAAAGGACGGTACAGAGTCGTGAACAACACGGTCATCACCGGCACGAGTGCTGCGTTCCGCCTGTTTGATGGATTGGAATCGGTAGAAATGCATAACAACGTGTTCTCCAGCAACGCAGGTGCGGCCGCACCGATAGTCCGCACGGCGGAGGCCGGTTGGACCGCGGGGGAACAGATCTCCGGACAGAACAACTGGGTTCAGAGTGTTCTTACTACGATCCCGTCCGGGTGGACCGGCACGATCGCGGGAAGCGATCCGGGATTCCGCAATCCCGCGGCAGGAGATTTCTCCCCGGCCAATGGGAGTCCACTGATCAATACGGGCACGTCCGCTCCATCGACCTCCCCGGCATTTCCCTTCCCCTTGCCCCTCTTCCCTCCGGGGTATCATCCTCCCGTACATGTGCCCCTCGCCCCGGGTGGCGCAGAAACACGGTCATTCGCCGGACTGCCCGACATCGGTGCTTTCGAATATCATCCGGCCACGGAGGTCAGGCCTGAGAATGGGGGGCCCGGCTTCCGTCTGGATCAAAACTACCCCAATCCTTTCAACCCTGCAACGATGATCCGGTTCAGAGTGTCCACGGTATCCTTCGTCAGACTTGTCGTCTACAACGCACTTGGCCAACATGTGCGAACACTTCTGGATCGTGCCATGGAGCCGGGAGAGCATTCGTTTCACTTGGATGCGGCCGGGCTTCCGACCGGAATGTACTACTACAGACTGAACGCGGGGTCATTCACGGAAACAAAGAGGCTGGTGTTGATGAGGTAA
- a CDS encoding PAS domain S-box protein, translating into MGHAGNLWGEVLSTESGIGRRLRVLAGIGLVCGVSPLLVLTLIGIYQIHYEHWTVGVLVLTSVAMGAVAGLIVILIRIEQRRLSDILRSLHVGTWEWDVATGVTRFDDRWAAIVGYSLEELEPITIKTWEALTHPEDLARSGEALRRHFAGETTHYDCEVRMRHKDGNWIWVHDRGRVMRRSPSGQPLLMAGAHEDITARKTSQEEARRAVERRQREAEVVARMATGSAHLAGDLSSLASTLTESAAAAITVERVGIWLFEDGGTRLVNMDTYDASTRTHTSGDTLSEAEFRNEFAALKDVQYVDAHDALSDPRTAGYVEGYLKPHSITSMLDAVIRHGGVTLGKLCFEHVRTSHHWESDETAFACQLADQIAMAILNTEHKRAEHALSMSEAMLRTLVDSLPDYIWLKDRDGVYLLCNTMFEHFFGAPQEQIIGKTDYDFVPKDLADFFRENDRLAMEANRPSRNEEVVTLATSGQQVFLETIKTPMHDAKRRLIGVLGIGRDITLRKATQENLTRSNEELQAARNEAEQQARQLEKQAMELDAAREDALKASRLKSEFLATMSHEIRTPMNGVIGMAELLLDTSLTREQRDLADTIRYSADVLLGIINDILDFSKIEAGRVDLEETDFALQTTLDETLSLFAHRAHEKSLELSGLVDNSVPTTVCGDPGRFRQVLMNLIGNAIKFTPSGEISVRMGVVRETHADVTIRCEVADTGIGIPEGTRTRLFQPFTQADGSTTRKFGGTGLGLAISRRLVELMGGTVGVESAPGRGSTFWFTVIFRKRAGSATPPDPLLQGIRVLIADEAVRNREALQSMLRSWGIAGDVVHAADDAWAMIRAARERMIPYDILLANSDITGFDPATVKRELEHNGTLASTSLVVLVPHGSRLCIDVIGKSRAVCLPKPVRKADLHATLLEVVQARRSPACTPTPCPTAREATVVAEQKAFQGVRVLVVEDNPVNQKVAVKMLQTLGCVPDVAGDGREALGAIAVGTYAVVFMDCQMPEMDGFEATAEIRKREGNSTRTMIVAMTANALEGDRDRCITAGMDDYLAKPVTRDGMRRMLEKWVKVEVA; encoded by the coding sequence ATGGGACACGCTGGAAACCTCTGGGGAGAAGTCCTTTCGACGGAGAGCGGAATCGGCCGGCGACTCCGGGTCCTTGCGGGGATCGGATTGGTGTGCGGCGTCTCTCCTCTGCTCGTCCTTACCCTGATCGGGATCTACCAGATCCACTATGAGCACTGGACGGTCGGGGTGCTCGTCCTGACATCCGTTGCGATGGGTGCCGTTGCCGGGCTCATCGTCATTCTCATCCGGATCGAGCAGCGCAGACTTTCCGATATCCTCCGCAGCCTTCATGTGGGCACCTGGGAATGGGATGTGGCAACAGGTGTAACGCGGTTCGATGACCGGTGGGCAGCGATCGTGGGATATTCGCTGGAGGAACTCGAACCGATCACCATCAAGACCTGGGAGGCGCTGACACACCCTGAGGATCTTGCACGTTCCGGAGAAGCACTCCGCAGGCATTTTGCAGGTGAGACCACGCACTACGACTGCGAGGTCCGCATGCGACACAAGGACGGCAACTGGATCTGGGTCCATGACCGCGGGAGGGTGATGCGTCGGTCGCCCTCCGGACAGCCTTTGCTCATGGCCGGGGCCCACGAGGACATCACCGCACGGAAGACGTCGCAGGAGGAGGCCCGCCGGGCAGTGGAACGCCGGCAGCGTGAAGCTGAAGTCGTGGCCCGCATGGCAACCGGCTCAGCGCATCTCGCCGGCGATCTCTCATCACTCGCTTCCACCCTCACGGAGTCCGCCGCCGCAGCGATCACGGTCGAGCGGGTGGGGATCTGGCTCTTCGAGGACGGCGGCACGCGGCTCGTGAACATGGATACGTACGACGCCTCGACCAGAACGCACACGTCCGGTGACACCCTGAGCGAAGCAGAGTTCCGCAACGAGTTCGCGGCGCTGAAGGATGTGCAGTACGTGGACGCGCATGATGCCCTCTCCGACCCCCGGACCGCGGGATATGTTGAAGGATACCTCAAACCGCACAGCATCACTTCCATGCTCGACGCGGTCATCCGGCATGGCGGCGTGACCCTCGGCAAACTCTGTTTCGAACATGTCCGGACCTCCCATCATTGGGAGTCCGATGAGACCGCATTCGCGTGCCAGCTTGCCGACCAGATCGCGATGGCGATCCTCAATACCGAGCACAAGCGTGCCGAGCACGCATTGAGCATGAGCGAGGCCATGCTCAGAACGCTGGTCGATTCCCTCCCGGACTACATCTGGCTGAAGGACCGCGACGGGGTCTATCTGCTGTGCAACACGATGTTCGAACATTTCTTCGGCGCGCCGCAGGAGCAGATCATCGGCAAGACCGACTACGACTTCGTGCCGAAGGACCTCGCCGATTTCTTCCGGGAGAACGACCGGCTTGCGATGGAAGCCAACCGCCCGAGCCGTAACGAGGAGGTCGTCACGCTCGCGACAAGCGGCCAGCAGGTCTTCCTTGAAACCATCAAGACACCGATGCACGACGCCAAGCGCCGCCTGATAGGGGTTCTGGGCATCGGCCGCGACATCACCCTGCGAAAAGCGACACAGGAGAACCTGACGCGCTCGAATGAGGAATTGCAGGCCGCTCGCAACGAAGCAGAGCAGCAGGCCCGGCAACTCGAGAAACAGGCGATGGAACTCGACGCTGCGCGGGAGGACGCGCTCAAGGCATCGCGTCTGAAATCGGAATTCCTCGCTACCATGAGCCACGAGATACGCACGCCCATGAATGGCGTCATCGGCATGGCGGAGTTGTTGCTGGACACGTCCCTCACACGGGAGCAGCGCGACCTTGCCGACACGATCAGGTATTCCGCCGATGTACTCCTCGGCATCATCAACGATATCCTGGATTTCTCGAAGATCGAGGCCGGACGGGTGGACCTTGAGGAGACCGATTTCGCCCTGCAGACCACGCTCGACGAGACCCTCTCGCTCTTCGCCCACCGTGCGCATGAGAAATCGCTCGAGTTATCCGGACTCGTGGACAACAGCGTCCCGACCACCGTGTGTGGTGACCCCGGGCGTTTCCGCCAGGTTCTGATGAACCTCATCGGCAATGCCATCAAGTTCACGCCCTCCGGCGAGATCTCCGTTCGCATGGGCGTGGTGCGGGAGACGCACGCGGACGTCACGATCCGATGCGAGGTGGCAGATACAGGGATCGGCATCCCCGAGGGTACCCGTACTCGGTTGTTCCAGCCGTTCACGCAGGCGGATGGCTCCACCACACGGAAGTTCGGAGGCACAGGACTTGGCCTCGCCATTTCCCGGCGGCTCGTCGAGCTCATGGGAGGGACCGTCGGCGTGGAGAGCGCGCCCGGCCGCGGCAGCACCTTCTGGTTCACCGTGATCTTCAGAAAGCGCGCAGGATCGGCAACGCCTCCGGACCCGCTCCTCCAGGGTATCCGGGTGCTCATCGCGGACGAGGCCGTTCGCAACCGCGAGGCGCTTCAGAGCATGCTACGCTCCTGGGGCATTGCCGGAGACGTGGTTCATGCAGCTGATGATGCATGGGCGATGATCCGCGCAGCCCGCGAGCGGATGATCCCGTACGATATCCTGCTTGCCAACAGCGACATCACCGGGTTCGATCCTGCGACGGTGAAGCGCGAACTCGAACACAATGGTACGCTGGCGTCCACCTCGCTCGTGGTCCTGGTCCCCCACGGTTCACGTTTGTGCATCGATGTGATCGGGAAGAGCCGCGCCGTTTGCCTCCCCAAGCCGGTCCGGAAGGCCGACCTGCATGCGACATTGCTGGAGGTGGTCCAGGCCCGGCGGTCGCCTGCCTGCACCCCCACCCCCTGTCCAACGGCAAGGGAAGCCACTGTCGTCGCCGAGCAGAAGGCCTTCCAGGGAGTCAGGGTGCTCGTGGTCGAGGACAACCCCGTGAATCAGAAGGTCGCCGTCAAGATGTTGCAGACCCTGGGTTGTGTCCCTGATGTTGCGGGCGATGGCCGTGAAGCCCTCGGTGCGATCGCCGTGGGGACCTATGCGGTGGTCTTCATGGATTGCCAGATGCCGGAGATGGATGGTTTCGAAGCGACTGCCGAGATCCGCAAGCGCGAAGGAAACAGCACCAGGACCATGATCGTCGCGATGACCGCGAACGCTCTTGAGGGGGATCGTGATCGATGCATCACGGCGGGTATGGACGACTACCTCGCAAAGCCCGTCACGCGCGATGGCATGAGGCGGATGCTCGAGAAATGGGTGAAGGTCGAAGTTGCGTGA